One Methylocapsa sp. D3K7 DNA window includes the following coding sequences:
- a CDS encoding DUF2274 domain-containing protein has protein sequence MTKLKLSAVPDDRPVKIAIDLPAAIHRDLALYAELLAKETSQAAVDPVKLIPPMIARFMASDRAFARAKRTKD, from the coding sequence ATGACCAAACTGAAACTCTCCGCCGTGCCCGACGACAGGCCGGTGAAGATCGCCATCGATCTTCCCGCCGCCATCCACCGCGACCTTGCGCTTTATGCCGAGCTGCTTGCCAAGGAAACCAGCCAGGCCGCGGTCGACCCTGTCAAGCTCATCCCGCCGATGATCGCACGATTCATGGCGAGCGATCGGGCCTTCGCCAGGGCAAAGCGAACCAAAGACTAA